The Prosthecobacter sp. genome has a segment encoding these proteins:
- a CDS encoding helix-turn-helix domain-containing protein translates to MKTPDITHPDGRYRATDFIGQAIIFWRGVRRMTQKQLALAAHVCDSAVKRLEAGRKRGGWMVTLEQLCLGMRIKLVELMAVAERLAEEAMAWAARKPQDRNPPEGAS, encoded by the coding sequence ATGAAAACACCTGATATAACCCATCCTGACGGCCGCTACCGCGCCACCGACTTCATCGGCCAGGCCATCATCTTCTGGCGGGGCGTGCGGCGGATGACGCAGAAGCAACTGGCCCTGGCGGCCCATGTGTGCGACTCCGCCGTGAAACGCCTGGAGGCAGGCCGGAAACGCGGCGGCTGGATGGTGACGCTGGAACAGCTCTGCCTGGGCATGCGCATCAAGCTGGTGGAGCTGATGGCCGTGGCCGAGCGGCTGGCGGAGGAGGCGATGGCGTGGGCGGCGCGAAAACCGCAGGACAGGAACCCGCCTGAAGGAGCTTCCTAA